The Penaeus vannamei isolate JL-2024 chromosome 15, ASM4276789v1, whole genome shotgun sequence genomic interval TTCACATTTTGATCATTTTTCGTCCTGAAAATAGTAGTTTTTGAACTCGTCTTGTGTTTATTTTGGATGAATGATTAGAATTTGAGAACAGATTGGAAATAGAATGGAAAAATTGATACACAGCATCTCAATTTGGTCGTAACCCAGAGTTCAGTAGCACTGGCTGTCGCATAGAATGGACATCCCGTCATAACCTGTGCAACATGCAGTCACACGAAACTTTCACTTGCAAGAACAGTTGAGGAATCTATCCTTCGCTCGTCTTGAACTTGTTATCTTATCTTTGATAATATATCGTGTCTCAGTTAATATTGTCGATTACCTCTTTGAATCGATCAATGTACTTACAGGTATAAACATGCTCAtttgcgcacgcacacgcacgcacacatatacgcacgcacgcacacgcacgcacgcacgcacgcacgcacgcacgcacgcacgcacgcacgcacgcacgcacgcacacacacacacacacacacacacacacacacacacacacacacacacacacacacacacacacacacacacacacacacacacacacacacacacacacacacacacacacacacacacacacacacacacacacacacacacacacacacacgcacccccccccccacacacacatacatggctaAAATATATCCAGATtttataagataaaagaaaatcgcACGTGTCACCCGCTGGGCCGCTTGCGAAACACCTGCACAAGATCTTACGTCATCTTAATTCTGTTCGCTAGATTTTAGTGAACAGGTAAACATATAGTTAACTTTATCGTAAATATATTTCGGTAAATATCATCTCTTGATTTGTTTACAAAAGTCTCTCCAGTTCCTTCGAGGTTTTCTTATTTTTGCTATATCATGCatctgaatgcatatatatataagagagagagagagagagagagagagagagagagagagagagagagagagagagagagagagagagagagagagagagagagagagacagagacagagagagacagagagagagagacagaacccaCCTGagaaacatagagacagagatacaaactTGCATCCAcactaacaacacacacacacacacacacacacacacacacacacacacacacacacacacacacacacacacacacacacacacacacacacacacacacacaattacctaTGTACATAtggttatgcatgtatacataatgaTATGCGCTTGATTCACGTGACCAATGAGACATACTGATCCGAAAATGATAATTTTTTAGAGATATACGAGATAAGTTTTGTCCCTGAAAGTGCTTTAGATTCCGTTCCTCATAGTGCggatggaagggggtgaaggaaaagaggagggaagaaaagagattgagagagagagggggattgagagagagggggggggggagagagagggagagggagagagagagagagggagagaaggagagagagagagagagaaggagagagggagagaatgagagagagagagaggagaaggagagagagagagagagagaaggagagagagagagagagaggtagagagagaggtaggagagagagagagagagagagagagagagagagagagagagagagagagagagagagagagagagagagagagagagagagagagagagagagagagagagagacagaaagagagagaggaagcggcattagaagaaggaaaatacgaaCATTTCCCTGGACGTGCGATTTGGACTAGCACCCGGGAACGCGGATGATGATGGGCAGAGGGCAGGCgcggggtgtggagggggggggggagggtgaagtttTATTGTGGGCGGGGTAGGCGGCGGTCGGTGGCTTCGAGAAGCCCGGCTGGCGTCGTGCCAAAACCTATTACTAGACTGCATTTCCAAGATCAATCACTTGCAGCTGAATGTTGAATTTCACAtcatgtgcgtgttttttttgctCACCGTCTGATTTCTTTCTCTGCGATGGGTCATTTCCTCTTGCCCAAGATTACTCGTAATGAATTGCACAGAAAAAATAATCGCAGCATCGACAGGGGTTCGTCTGGTAACCGCAGGAAGTTACCAAGATTCCCAATTCCACCGCCAAAGGTCGGTCAGGCGACTTGAGGTCAGTAACGGTTACTTAGGTGGCATGGATGTCCGTCCAGGCACTGGGGTGGCCGTTTCTCATACTGTAGAGACGTGGGATTGTAAATGTTCGTGTGACACAGCGAAAACAGAGGTTATTTAATTGGTTTGTTGAGGATGTGcttaatttatgtatgtgtccAGACAGGCTCGatcttattttttgtataataaagagaaaaaatctgaTTACTGCgttataaatttatttttgttcgtttcttAAGATCTATTTTAGTAGTTACGATATTTTTCGTATGTAGAAATCAGTTTAAAAAAACAGTATATTATGAAGTACAAATCACTGGAGTGACTAACAAAATTTCTGACGCAACACAGACAATGAATGACCAAGACTGGCGGAGCGCCGCGCCGGTTGCCAAGTTACGGGACTATGCTCGCAGCCGGTCTTGGAGAATTGGCACTCAGCctcgtgttgtttttgttttaaaagtAAACAGAGGTTTAACTCTCGAATTACTTATACATTTTGGATCGTGTATATTTGAACTTAAACAAATCTGGAATTATGTCATGGGGAATTGTGTTTGGGAAGGTCATGTTTGAAGgcattttaaaaaaatgatactaattTGGTTCCTCCAGTTTCCGCATCATTATGAATCAGCGGATATCTTGCTTTTAAAACTGCATGCATTTGCACTCGGAAATAAAACGAAGATTCTTCAACTACCCCCTTTATGTAGGTTATCAGGACATGCGGTATTTTTAACATTTCATCGCAAAGAGCCAAGGTGACTCAATTTGCAGTGAAGATTTTCAGGAGGAAAAAATACTGAATTAGTAAAACGTCACAAGAAATAGTGAGCAATAAGATGAAATGTAATTACTTTCTCCCATTTGATATAGAATTGGGAACATCAAGAACAGTGTCATGAGATACAGGGATATGAGGACAACGCGTCAAAAAGCATGTGGCCCTTACCCTATAGACTATTTAAAGACTGGCACTGACGGGGAGCCTAAGACGTTGGTTCTTACGTCATTCCGGAGTGTTGACTTGCTAGAGTTTATTTCGGTTACAgataagggatggagagaggaagacaaagatacagagggacagacagacagacagacagacggattgatagacagatgctTGACAACATGTAGCATAGGTGGAGAATTACTGAACCTAGAGAATTGgcaaaaattgagagagagagaaacagatttaGCAAGAAGAAATAATGTTGGGGGTAGTACTGAACctgtgaaacagacagacagacttggcAAGTTTAAAGTGTTGGAATGGCCATGAAATGCTTCCCGTGTATTGTTTCTTGGCAACTGATATAATTTAGGGATTAAAACCAGCAAGGTCGTATCAGTTACCTTCTAAAAAAGGAGTTTTATGAGGATTTAAGGAATGAGTAACCAACTGGTTTGCAAATGGTATTTGAAGGGGGACCTGCCCAGACAGTCCGGTTTCCTTGTTCAGCTGTAAGGTTAATTCGATTTTTGGTGGCGGTTTCAGTTCCATAGGAATGCGGCAGGAAATGTCGGTTTCGATGGTCGTCAGTAGCTAAGAGTTAGTTGCAACGATGGTTTTCCtgcatatttattgtatatttgatatttattttattattttaaatgttGGAATGGTGGAGACGGCGGTGCAAGCGGCAGCGGGCAAGATCCCTAAAACCGGTTTCTCAAGGGTCGTACGGTTACACGGGTTTAGCTGGCGTAAAGTGTATTATGTATTCGCTTTACAACTTTTCAAATATTATTGGCTGACCTAACGTGGTACACAAAGAACATTTTATGGAATTAGTATATTAGATTTTAACCTTTGCGCCATTCTAGGTGCGCTTTCATTGTGACCATCGGAAGTGAATTCGGAGGTAACACATTTACACACTGTATACGGCAGTGAATTGTTATTTCTCCGGCCAGAGAACATATTCTTTGCTTATTATAAATTAGTATGCAGGCATGTTTAAGAATTACCCGAAGACAAGAGATGCATTTGCTCGGCATGTATATTTCTTAAACATTTGTCAAAGAAGGTGAGTGATATATTAGGCCATTAGAGGTAGAACAACGTCCAAAACAAATAGTAAGTACATGGGATTGTGATACAATATGCTACTGAGTGGTATCCAGTTGCAGTGAAAGCCGAGGTTTGGAAACACGATCCCGGTACATAAAAGTGCACAAGTCCGATTTTTGCGTctaatttcttcatttttgtgtgtgtgtgtttttagcagtatttgtgtatgtgtgtgtgggcgtccgCGCGCTCACACACCTACGCATGTGATATGACGCTTTtgacttaccccctcccccctccccccaccaagaGAAGAttaacttatttttatttttttcaggtcTTAAGTCATGGAGTGCGATACCTGTCATCAAGGACAACCTTCAAGGTGAGTGTTCGATTATTTGTTGCTTGACAATCTGTAAGTAATTATCATCcacatcatttttattctttaaaaatTCATAGATGAtgcttttatgtatttttaaggGCTATGCAAATATTGTTACTTTACATTATGAATCTGCATACTAAAAGTTTTTTTGCATAACTTAATTGCCTTGTTTGAATAAAGGTTCAGTAGTTATAGAATCCAGTTATGATTAagtaaatggtgtgtgtgtgtgtgtgtgtgtgtgtgtgtgtgtgtgtgtgtgtgtgtgtgtgtgtgtgtgtgtgtgtgtgtgtgtgtgtgtgtgtgtgtgtgtgtgtgcgtgtgtgtgtgtgtgtgtgtgtgtgtgtgtgtgtgtgtgtgtgtgtgtgtgtgtgtgtgtgtaatgtatatattatatacatatgtatatctatatatagatagatatatagatatagatatacatatgaatatacatatatatacattatacacacacacacacacacacacacacacacacacacacacacacacacacacacacacacacacacacacacacacacacacacacacgcacacacacgcacacacacgcacacacacgcacacacacacacatacatacacatacacatacacatacacatacacatacacatacacatacacacacacacacacacacacacacacacacacacacacacacacacacacacacacacacacacacacacacacacacacacacacacatatatatatatatatatatatatatatatatatatataatatatatatgtatatgtatatatatatatatgtatatatatgtatatgtatatatatgtatatatgtatgtatatatatgtatatgtgtatatatatatgtttttatatatatatatatgtatatgtgtatatatatgtatatgtgtatatatatatgtatatgtatatatatatatatatatataatatatatatatatatatatatatatgtatatgtatatgtatatgtgtatatatatatatatatatatatatatatatatatatatatttatatatatatatatacatatacatacatatatacacatatacatgtatatgtacacactaccccccacatatatatatatatatatatatatatatatatatatatatacatatatatatatatatatatatatttaaatatgtatgtatatatatatgtatatatatatatatatatatatatatatatatatatatatatatatatatatatgtatgtatatatatatgtatatagatatgtatatatatgtatatatatatatgtatgtatgtatgtatatgtatgtatatatgcatatatgtatatatgtatatatgttaatttatgaAACACATCTTGTGCTATAACATACTGATAGGCTAAATGATATTTCCTTGCCGACAATTTCAGCTGTAAAAGAATGCCAATATGTAGCATATTGGTTGCTGTCACTGTATCTCATTCTGGTTCAAGAACAAgtaaaaataagaggaaatgcGTTTCTATATGGGCATCAAGTAACTGGTTATATTATGTTTAACAGAGCAATAGCACAGGTAATCCCAAGGGCTAAGCCAACATCTTCACAAAGGTTTATTCTAACTTTGTTTAGATTTATAAAGGATGTTTGATCTAATGGATTTAAATGTGCATCTTATAACAAAAACCTAGAAGCTAGAACTTGAGACATATAGGACTTTGGGTCATGTGAGGAGAGCCAGAGCAAATGAGCATTGCATTCAAAGAATCAAAAGAGGATTGTAATTGATGGTCTTATGGGTTAATGACCTTGATATGTAATTTTTCCTCAATTCTTTTTGATTCTTTTTATATCACACATTATTTTGTAATTGGAGgactgacaaaaataataatgaacctagtttatgtttttttctggaattgtttttttccctcttttcatttttttcaattatttctttTCAGTGCTGTCTCATTAGGACAAAGCAGATTAAGTTTGTTTTATCTTCAAATTTGTATGTTGTGTTGCACTATAGATATGGAGTGGAATGTGTAGTTCAAAAGTGAGGGTGGAATGCTGAAGTGCAGGACCTTGTCATATATAGCCCTGGCACCAATCCCAAAATATCTTAGGAATATGACAGTTGAATCAGACTGACCTTAAATAATGTTGATTGATAGTATGGTGTAGCAGTGAAAGGTTTGACTCTGATATATTCAGGATGGTTGCAACTGTGTTTAGATAAAtcaaaaatattatattaaaagAATCAAGCCCATTAGAAAAAGTGTTTTGTGGACAACAAGGATTAACCATTTACATTTGTAATTATGTGGTGCACTGAGAAGAGGTCATATCTAaactactttttattttattaatgcaTAATTTTAGTGTCAGAGTTTCACATACTTATgctgaaagggaaaatataacagtgataacaaatgAGATGTCCACCAAACTTTATTCCAAAAACTACCTGAGACTCCACAAAACTAATTAGGATTCAGAAAGGGCAATCTCTATTGTCCTATTCATTTTTTCACTAGATTTGTAATGTACATTTTTTCTCCACAGGCATCAGATCTACAAATTGAATTTTGTACACCAGATCAGCTGAAGAAAAAGCCAGCTGTATCAGATCTAGTATTTGGACGTCATTTCACCGACCACATGCTGGAGATCTACTGGGATGATAAGGCTGGATGGGGACAACCAAGAATTACACCATTCCATGACCTAAGGCTTCATCCAGCTGCTAAGGTCCTCCATTATGCTGTAGAGGTGAGTCTTATTGTTTTTCATGGagttaaaaagaatatatatttgctGTTACACCCTTTGTTAACTCTGAGGGAGTTTACTGCCTCATATGAGGGGATTTTCAGTGACCTGACCCTGTGAAATATTTATTTTGGATTGTTGCATCCTTTGCTATTCATAGAATTTAGTGCTTACTAAGAGGGTTTATATCACTGATTTGACATTAAAGCATTTTCGTAAATTGATGTTATTTTATATACAACAAAGTGTCTCATGATAACTTGCAGTGGTCTCTGGAAGGTTTTTAAAAAGatgtattataattagtattggaCCAACTGAAGCTTACCCAGAGACCTAGTAAGAAAATTTGATTTTTAGTGAGATTTGATTGATTATTTCTAGTACGAAGATCAGCCAGTTTTTTATATGATAAAGTGAAGAATTCAAAAAGTTGTACTAAGGATCCTACAGTGCACAAGAATCCAAACTTCAATATCTAGTTAATTCTGAGCAATGGGGGTCTTTAATGCTGGCATCCCTTAAACTTTGTTACCAAGATAATTtccttcataattattgttgtcagaGGGCATGGTGCTATTCATTCTTCATTGTCTGCAAGCCTGAAAGTTGCTGTTTTTCATAACGAGAATGCATCTGCTGATTTTAGGGGACAGTTTTTTCCCCCCAATTACTGTCAGCTTAACTACATGCCTAATCAAGTGTCCGTCTCATTAGCTGATTGCTTTTTATTTTGAAATAGAAAGttattttctttatacatacCTCATTTTGATAGTAACAGTTTACTTTTTTTAagcatgaatagatgaatagccTGTTgtacaatttatatatttatatcagtttttgtttttgtttttattctatattttattcatttaattttttttaagagGCAGTAATTTTATGTTTTGTATCATGTTGCATCCCAGTAGCAGCATTTTTACTTTCAGTAAAGGAAAGATGGCACTGTAGATGTACTAAGAAATACTAGTTCTGTGTACTTCTTACATTGCACCTACTTTCTAGGTATTAGATAAATAAGTGCAGTTGTGTTTTAGATGAGagtaattgttaaaaaaaaaaataccagatcAGTGAAGGACTTCAATTACATACAGAATATCTTTAAGTAATACTGGTTGTGCAGGTAATAATAGTTCCATTTCCAGGTCTTTGAGTGGACATACAGATCTCTCATTAGTTGCCAACACACGAGCACATGGCCTTACATGCTCTCTGAAGGTAACAGTAACTTGTGGAAGATAATCATTCCGACTAACTTACGCTCTTATTGCAAATCCCTTAAGATCTAAATTTACATTGAGCAGAAttctaaattatctttttttttaacaactaAAGCCTAGGACTGGGTACTTCTATAATCTGCTCTAATGGATGTACCTGTTTTGATAGAATCCATTTGAATTTTGTAATTTACAAGGGTTATTTGAACTGCTCagcatcttaatttttttttgtaaagtacATTTTCCTATTTTGTCATACTCTTAGATCACCAAAGATTTGTGCTAATGTAAAGAAAACTAATATTATTACTTGCTGATAACCAATATTTTTTAGGTATCACAactaattcatatatatcttttcatctttCAGTTATTTGAGGGGATGAAGGCATTTCGAGGTCGAGATGATGAAATCAGACTCTTCCGTCCAGACAAAAACATGGAACGCATGAATCGCACGGCTGCTAGATCTGCTCTCCCAAATTTTGATGGAAATGAATTGATTGAAATACTCAAAAAACTCATCAGCATTGATCAAGAATGGGTGCCCCATGCAGAATCCTCAAGCTTATATATTAGACCTACTATGATAGGTACAGAGGTAAGTTGAATATCTATAGATGGCATATAATGGCTGTAAAGTTTACTTGTTTGTTAATTAGCttctataaatttgtatatacagcATGTAGATATATGATCAGAACTTATATTGCTCTTTATTATTTCTCAGCAGCTGATGCTTATTGGTGTATCTCATAAGGATTTAAAACTTTGCAGTTTAAGCCAATAATATTTTATAAATGAAAAGTGATATTAAATAGGTTAGTTCTTTGGAGAATAACTTCTGTTTGCAGAATATCAGTGTTATGATAATGTAGCTTAGTATCttacaaaaatacaaatggaatttgtatataaaaataatgtattTCTTTTCATCAATCAGCCAACATTAGGTGTGCAACGTCCCACCAATGCCCTGCTCTTTGTTATCCTGTCACCTGTTGGGCCGTATTTCTCCAGTGGATTCAAACCCGTGTCTCTGTTGGCCGACCCTGAGTTTGTACGTGCTTGGCCTGGTGGCTGTGGAATGATGAAGATGGGATCTAATTATGGACCCACTTTAGCTATCCAGGTTAGTAAACTTCAAGATCATTATTTTATTGGgtgtattataatttatattgttttaatgattactttttctttctgaaGATCACAGGTGTTTCCGTTTTAATTCTAAGATATATAGATTACTTCAGGTTCCTATTTTTGTTGCAGAAAATTGCAGAGGAACGAGGTCTTCAGCAAGTGTTGTGGCTTTTTGGGCCAGACCATAAAATCACAGAAGTTGGAGCAATGAACATTATGGTTTTCCTTGATAAGGGAAATGGAGGTTAGTTTGGATAGTGAAATATAGTTGTATAACTTAAATGTATTTGCCTCACCTATACTCTGTATGCTGTACTGATTATAGATCATCATAATAAAGTAAGGATCAGTACAATAAACTATGGTAAACTGTTTCTTTTACAGA includes:
- the Bcat gene encoding branched-chain-amino-acid aminotransferase, cytosolic, translating into MMATVKTCVSFAARISNNFAWKNREGSRVLSHGVRYLSSRTTFKASDLQIEFCTPDQLKKKPAVSDLVFGRHFTDHMLEIYWDDKAGWGQPRITPFHDLRLHPAAKVLHYAVELFEGMKAFRGRDDEIRLFRPDKNMERMNRTAARSALPNFDGNELIEILKKLISIDQEWVPHAESSSLYIRPTMIGTEPTLGVQRPTNALLFVILSPVGPYFSSGFKPVSLLADPEFVRAWPGGCGMMKMGSNYGPTLAIQKIAEERGLQQVLWLFGPDHKITEVGAMNIMVFLDKGNGEKELVTPPLHGLILPGVTRDTLLTLGRQWGEFTVSERDITMAEVVQAESEGKLLEIFGAGTAAVVTPVGEIHYQGKVIKMPTLKPEESLAQRYFNTIKEIQYGHVSHEWSVPIE